In Anseongella ginsenosidimutans, one genomic interval encodes:
- a CDS encoding peptidylprolyl isomerase — translation MSTSYGSSIIRLYDETPLHRDNMLKLVRDGFYDSLLFHRVIENFMIQGGDPNSKDAAPGERLGEGEAPGPRIPAEFRDSLFHKKGVLAAARDNNPEKASSNCQFYIVQGQVFTDEQLDMLEQTRLEGREIPQWQREVYKTIGGTPHLDQTYTVFGEVVQGLAMIDTIAAVETDSFDRPEKDVKMTIRELTRREVRRLEYEDNQL, via the coding sequence CTGAGTACTTCCTATGGCAGCAGCATCATTCGTTTATATGACGAAACGCCGCTGCACCGGGACAATATGCTAAAGCTCGTAAGGGACGGCTTTTACGACAGCCTGCTTTTCCACCGCGTTATTGAAAATTTTATGATACAGGGCGGCGACCCTAACTCGAAAGACGCGGCCCCCGGGGAACGCCTGGGCGAAGGCGAGGCGCCCGGCCCGCGAATCCCCGCTGAATTCAGGGACTCGCTTTTCCATAAAAAAGGCGTACTCGCAGCGGCCCGGGACAACAACCCGGAGAAAGCCTCCAGCAATTGCCAGTTTTATATTGTGCAGGGCCAGGTTTTTACGGACGAGCAGCTGGATATGCTGGAGCAGACAAGGCTGGAAGGCCGGGAAATCCCTCAATGGCAGCGGGAAGTTTACAAAACCATTGGCGGAACGCCTCACCTGGACCAGACGTATACAGTATTTGGCGAAGTAGTGCAGGGCCTAGCCATGATCGACACGATCGCGGCTGTAGAAACCGATTCCTTTGACCGTCCGGAGAAAGATGTAAAAATGACCATCCGGGAGCTGACCAGGAGGGAGGTACGACGACTGGAATATGAAGATAATCAGCTATAA
- a CDS encoding exodeoxyribonuclease III — MKIISYNINGIRSAMNKNWLAWLQATAADIVCLQEVKAETGQITEQLQLIEMMGYHVFWNPAVKKGYSGTAILSKIKPDNVEYGCSMDVYDCEGRIVRADYGDFSVMSVYFPSGSSGELRQAFKFKFLDDFQSYIHRLKWERPNLVIGGDYNICHRSIDIHNPKSNANSSGFLPGERQWMEDFFSNGFTDTFRHFNPEPHNYTWWSYRSNARSRNLGWRIDYLSATSEMNDLLKRAAILPDARHSDHCPVLLELKY; from the coding sequence ATGAAGATAATCAGCTATAATATAAACGGGATCCGCTCGGCCATGAACAAGAACTGGCTGGCCTGGCTGCAGGCGACCGCAGCGGATATCGTGTGCCTGCAGGAAGTAAAAGCGGAAACAGGTCAGATTACAGAACAGCTGCAGCTGATCGAAATGATGGGCTATCATGTTTTCTGGAATCCTGCCGTAAAAAAAGGCTATAGCGGAACGGCTATTCTGAGTAAAATAAAGCCGGACAACGTGGAATACGGCTGCAGTATGGATGTCTATGATTGCGAAGGGCGGATCGTCAGGGCGGATTACGGCGACTTCTCCGTCATGAGTGTTTATTTCCCTTCCGGCTCCAGCGGCGAACTGCGCCAGGCTTTCAAATTCAAGTTCCTTGATGACTTCCAGTCTTATATACACCGGCTGAAATGGGAACGCCCCAACCTTGTCATCGGCGGCGATTACAACATCTGTCATCGCTCCATTGATATTCATAACCCGAAATCAAACGCCAACTCTTCCGGCTTTCTTCCCGGGGAACGCCAGTGGATGGAAGACTTTTTCAGCAACGGCTTCACCGACACGTTTCGCCATTTCAATCCGGAACCGCATAATTACACCTGGTGGAGCTATCGTTCCAATGCGCGTTCCAGGAACCTGGGCTGGCGCATTGATTATCTTTCCGCTACATCGGAAATGAACGACCTCCTGAAAAGAGCGGCTATTTTGCCGGACGCGCGCCATTCCGATCACTGCCCGGTACTGCTGGAGCTGAAATATTAA
- a CDS encoding 5-formyltetrahydrofolate cyclo-ligase, whose product MAALEKHILRKEYLEKRLNLPANELSKRNEAILKHFCRIDFREVRYLHSYLPIREKNEVDTMLLIDWLKENLPEIRIVVPKSDFNTNIMSHYALGEIELRVGRFGIPEPVSGEEVAIKSIDMAIVPLLAVDKRGHRVGYGRGFYDRFLIECRPDVQTIGVSFFDPLEEIADTGLQDVPLKKCITPSGIIEFA is encoded by the coding sequence ATGGCAGCACTTGAAAAGCACATTCTAAGAAAGGAATACCTGGAAAAAAGGTTGAACTTGCCCGCGAATGAACTCAGCAAAAGGAACGAGGCAATTTTAAAGCATTTCTGCAGGATCGATTTCAGGGAAGTGCGGTACCTTCATAGTTATTTACCAATCAGGGAAAAAAACGAGGTGGATACCATGCTGCTGATTGACTGGCTAAAGGAAAACCTGCCGGAGATCAGGATAGTAGTACCGAAGTCTGATTTCAATACAAATATCATGTCCCATTACGCGCTGGGAGAAATAGAATTGCGGGTAGGCCGCTTTGGCATTCCTGAACCTGTTTCGGGTGAGGAAGTAGCCATTAAATCCATTGACATGGCTATCGTACCCCTCTTAGCCGTGGATAAACGCGGCCACCGGGTGGGTTATGGACGCGGCTTTTACGATCGCTTCCTGATCGAATGCCGTCCGGACGTGCAAACTATCGGCGTATCTTTTTTCGATCCGCTGGAAGAGATCGCAGATACCGGCCTGCAGGACGTTCCCCTCAAAAAATGCATTACTCCTTCAGGAATTATTGAATTCGCGTAA
- a CDS encoding oxidoreductase — protein MSTPINVGLTSFGMSGKVFHGPLLKTNPDFKVVSVMQRTPRGAEEYFPGCRIVKKFSGLTSDPEVELIIVNTPDQTHYEYAKEALLAGKHVVVEKPFTMTVAEGEELVRLAEEKGLVLSVFHNRRWDGGALTVKEILKKGYLGRIVEFESHYDRYRNFIQEGTWKEDKSAGTGTLYNLGSHQIDEALFLFGMPQGVWADLRIMRTGGKIVDYFNILLRYEDKSVILRCSYLVKEEGPRIVLHGTDGSYVKYGIDPQEERLKAGHLPDEANWGYEDDIYWGTLNRQKNGRNTRRAYKTVNGNYPAFYENIHKAIRRKKELAVKPQEALNVIKVIEAAIKSSAERREIPF, from the coding sequence ATGAGTACTCCTATTAACGTTGGCCTTACTTCCTTTGGCATGTCAGGAAAAGTTTTTCACGGGCCTCTATTAAAAACCAACCCGGATTTCAAAGTAGTATCGGTGATGCAGCGTACTCCGCGGGGAGCTGAAGAATATTTTCCCGGGTGCCGCATTGTAAAAAAATTTTCCGGCCTTACTTCTGATCCGGAGGTGGAACTGATCATCGTGAATACACCTGACCAGACCCATTATGAATACGCAAAGGAAGCGCTGCTGGCCGGGAAACACGTGGTGGTTGAAAAGCCGTTTACCATGACCGTAGCCGAAGGCGAGGAACTGGTACGTCTGGCTGAGGAAAAAGGATTGGTACTCAGCGTATTTCATAACAGGCGCTGGGATGGCGGCGCGCTTACGGTGAAAGAGATACTGAAAAAAGGCTACCTGGGGCGAATCGTAGAATTTGAATCGCATTATGACCGGTACCGGAATTTCATACAGGAAGGTACCTGGAAGGAGGATAAAAGCGCCGGCACCGGTACGCTGTACAACCTGGGGTCTCATCAGATAGACGAAGCGCTTTTTCTTTTTGGAATGCCGCAGGGCGTTTGGGCGGATCTCCGGATCATGCGTACAGGAGGAAAAATAGTGGACTATTTCAACATCCTGCTCCGGTACGAAGACAAGTCCGTGATCCTGCGCTGCAGCTACCTGGTAAAAGAAGAAGGGCCCCGTATCGTCCTGCACGGAACCGACGGCAGTTACGTAAAGTATGGAATTGATCCACAGGAAGAACGCCTTAAAGCCGGGCACCTGCCGGACGAAGCCAACTGGGGCTATGAAGACGATATTTACTGGGGAACGCTTAACCGGCAAAAGAATGGGCGCAATACCAGGAGAGCCTATAAAACTGTCAACGGCAATTACCCGGCCTTCTATGAAAATATTCATAAAGCGATCCGAAGGAAAAAAGAGCTGGCCGTAAAACCGCAGGAAGCTTTAAATGTTATCAAGGTAATTGAAGCGGCTATTAAAAGCAGCGCAGAGCGAAGGGAAATCCCCTTCTAG
- a CDS encoding HAD family hydrolase encodes MYKAVVFDVDGTMVDTEDAVVEAKLKILAEKGRTMDRTELLNKIWGKPRYKSFELLGIDDTPENHDKMTRYMLEFSYLIKFYDGIKEILQQLHDAGIRLGIVTSRIREELSYDITPSGLITLFEASICYEDSDEHKPHPEPLQVFLKKSGLKAEEVLFIGDTVYDMQCADAAGVHFGLALWGTTEPDTLTGEYRLKHPSEILSVLQVPC; translated from the coding sequence ATGTATAAAGCTGTAGTTTTTGACGTGGACGGCACCATGGTAGATACCGAAGACGCCGTGGTAGAAGCAAAATTAAAGATCCTGGCCGAAAAGGGCCGTACAATGGATCGTACGGAATTGCTTAACAAGATCTGGGGCAAGCCCAGGTATAAGTCCTTCGAACTCCTGGGGATAGATGACACGCCGGAAAATCACGATAAAATGACAAGGTACATGCTGGAGTTTTCGTACCTGATCAAATTTTATGACGGCATAAAGGAAATTCTTCAACAGCTGCATGATGCCGGAATAAGACTGGGAATTGTGACATCCCGCATCCGCGAAGAACTCAGTTACGATATAACGCCCTCAGGACTGATCACCCTCTTCGAGGCCAGTATTTGTTATGAAGATTCTGATGAACATAAACCTCATCCTGAACCGTTACAGGTGTTTTTGAAAAAGAGCGGACTAAAAGCAGAGGAAGTACTTTTTATAGGAGACACCGTGTATGACATGCAGTGCGCCGACGCTGCGGGCGTGCATTTCGGACTTGCCCTCTGGGGCACCACTGAACCGGATACGCTGACCGGCGAATACCGCCTGAAGCATCCTTCTGAAATACTCAGCGTCCTGCAAGTTCCCTGTTAA
- a CDS encoding DUF4382 domain-containing protein produces the protein MTRNLTGKAFLAFGLALMLGSCTKLDEDRVNGNAQLQIRLTDAPGNFEAVFIEIEDILIHRSVEDSVGEEGWESIEGVRRGTYNLLDLVNGRDTLLVDGNVPPGHLGHLRLVLGDENRVKAGGREYELITSSDLQAGLKLNMNGELREDEVYEILLDFDAARSVIPAGDSGKYVLKPVIRVLEADPAGGTVRGVISPGNVNTAVLAIKGKDTLGTYADTLGNYMLKALPPGNYTMRFMPDSASGLIPVDTAGIAINDGEVSQVNISLSSTEP, from the coding sequence TTGACAAGAAATTTGACCGGAAAGGCGTTCCTGGCCTTCGGATTAGCCCTTATGCTGGGGAGCTGTACGAAGCTGGATGAGGACCGGGTAAACGGGAACGCCCAATTGCAGATCCGCCTGACCGATGCGCCGGGAAATTTTGAGGCAGTTTTTATTGAAATAGAGGACATACTGATTCACCGTTCAGTGGAAGATTCCGTGGGAGAGGAAGGCTGGGAAAGTATTGAAGGAGTGCGAAGGGGGACTTACAACCTGCTGGACCTGGTGAACGGCCGTGATACCCTGCTGGTGGACGGCAATGTGCCGCCCGGGCATCTGGGTCATCTGAGGCTCGTGCTGGGAGATGAGAACCGGGTGAAAGCCGGCGGTCGGGAGTATGAACTTATTACTTCGTCGGACCTGCAGGCGGGGCTTAAATTGAATATGAACGGGGAGCTTCGTGAAGACGAAGTTTATGAGATACTCCTTGACTTTGATGCAGCCAGGTCGGTGATACCGGCAGGCGACAGCGGGAAATATGTGTTGAAGCCTGTTATCCGGGTGCTGGAAGCCGATCCGGCGGGCGGGACCGTGCGGGGGGTGATTTCTCCGGGAAACGTAAACACTGCCGTACTCGCTATTAAGGGCAAGGATACCTTGGGGACGTACGCTGACACATTGGGCAATTATATGCTGAAAGCGCTTCCGCCGGGAAATTACACGATGCGTTTTATGCCTGATTCCGCCAGCGGGCTGATCCCGGTGGATACGGCCGGTATTGCAATAAACGATGGCGAAGTAAGCCAGGTGAACATCAGCCTCTCTTCGACGGAGCCCTGA
- the efp gene encoding elongation factor P has protein sequence MAKASDVKSGNMLRFNGELVQVTEYLHRTPGNLRAFYQAKMRNVRTGKMAEYRFRPDEEVEIARVETKNYQYLYDDGENFVIMDNDSFEQVPIPKHLFGDAAEFLSEGMQVMVAFDENDEPISAEAPSHVELEITYTEPAVKGDTSSGAMKYATLQTGREIKVPLFINQGDKVKVDTRTGEYLERVKD, from the coding sequence ATGGCAAAAGCATCAGATGTTAAAAGCGGGAATATGCTGCGGTTCAACGGAGAGTTGGTGCAGGTAACGGAATACTTGCACAGGACACCGGGAAACCTGCGGGCATTTTACCAGGCTAAAATGCGGAATGTACGTACAGGAAAAATGGCTGAATACCGTTTCCGGCCTGACGAGGAAGTGGAAATTGCCAGGGTGGAAACAAAAAATTATCAGTACCTGTATGATGACGGCGAAAATTTCGTAATCATGGATAACGATTCCTTTGAGCAGGTGCCGATACCGAAGCATCTTTTTGGCGATGCAGCAGAATTTCTGAGTGAAGGAATGCAGGTGATGGTTGCGTTCGATGAGAATGATGAACCGATATCGGCTGAAGCGCCTTCTCATGTGGAGCTGGAAATCACCTATACGGAGCCTGCCGTAAAAGGCGATACTTCTTCAGGCGCTATGAAATATGCCACTCTTCAAACCGGCAGGGAAATAAAAGTTCCCCTGTTCATTAACCAGGGCGACAAAGTCAAAGTGGATACCCGAACAGGCGAATACCTGGAACGGGTAAAGGACTAA